One window of Dyadobacter sandarakinus genomic DNA carries:
- a CDS encoding TrkH family potassium uptake protein, with the protein MMTEDKFIFYRKQLDRVILFTSLICTLAILFHIGYNRNNEIERLINAGLEWCFYFFAVALSLKTLTAFKSRSAVTPRVSEAILCFYFVAVTLIDNYHFAGAAGTKLVKPEWIYLGIFAVLVVEVSKQTLFFDQFYFNPTLLFVLSFLLLIIVGTALLLLPNSAVHGQLHFVDALFLAASSVCITGLSGIDVANDLTRFGQTVVLVLVQVGGLGIMTFTGFFGYFFSGGFSYKNQLMFTELIGENKVGSVISTLYKIVFVTFLLEFIGAVLIYFTLDNDMFISSGEKFYATIFHAITAFCNAGFSIFDGGLTHPYVKFNYPFQLGIIWLYIMGGLGFLVIFNFYELVSRFLVSLYHRIFFKRPIKHRSVVIAFNSKIIGYTTLCLIIAGFLFSFFLEYNYTLREHESGFGKAVTALFIGTSPRSSGFNTVPMEGLAFSTVMIILLLMWIGAAPGSTGGGIKVTTFAVAALNIGRLARGKDSIEVAGRMVSEDSVARALGIITLSLLFLGLSIFALTVTDPEKTLLSLAFESFSAFTTTGLSLGITPRLSDAGKLVVILTMFIGRVGSMTLLIALVKKAKPENYHLPAEQVNL; encoded by the coding sequence ATGATGACAGAAGACAAATTTATTTTTTACCGGAAGCAGCTTGATAGGGTTATACTTTTTACGAGCCTGATATGCACGCTGGCAATCCTGTTTCATATTGGTTACAACCGCAATAATGAAATTGAGCGCCTGATCAATGCCGGACTGGAATGGTGCTTTTATTTTTTTGCCGTAGCGCTTTCACTTAAAACCCTAACAGCCTTCAAAAGCCGATCGGCAGTGACCCCGCGCGTAAGTGAGGCGATTCTCTGCTTTTATTTTGTGGCTGTTACGCTCATTGATAACTATCATTTTGCCGGGGCAGCGGGTACGAAACTTGTGAAGCCAGAGTGGATTTACCTGGGCATATTTGCTGTGCTGGTGGTCGAAGTCTCCAAGCAAACACTGTTTTTCGACCAATTTTACTTTAATCCTACCCTGCTGTTTGTACTCAGCTTCCTGCTGCTGATCATCGTGGGAACTGCGCTTTTGCTGCTTCCGAACTCTGCCGTTCACGGTCAGTTGCATTTTGTCGACGCGCTTTTTCTGGCTGCCAGCAGCGTCTGCATCACTGGACTTTCCGGCATCGATGTAGCCAATGATCTTACGCGTTTTGGGCAAACAGTCGTGCTCGTACTCGTGCAGGTTGGCGGCTTGGGCATTATGACCTTCACGGGATTTTTCGGATACTTTTTCTCAGGTGGGTTTTCGTATAAAAACCAGCTGATGTTTACAGAACTGATTGGGGAAAATAAAGTAGGTTCGGTCATTTCAACGCTATATAAGATCGTTTTTGTAACCTTTCTTCTGGAATTCATCGGGGCGGTTTTGATCTATTTCACGCTGGACAACGATATGTTTATAAGCAGCGGTGAAAAGTTTTACGCTACTATTTTCCATGCAATCACAGCATTCTGCAATGCTGGCTTTTCCATCTTTGACGGCGGGCTAACACATCCCTACGTGAAGTTTAACTACCCTTTCCAGCTAGGTATCATCTGGCTGTACATCATGGGCGGGCTCGGTTTTCTGGTCATCTTTAACTTTTATGAACTTGTAAGCCGGTTTTTAGTAAGTCTTTACCATCGTATCTTTTTTAAGCGGCCGATCAAGCATAGATCCGTAGTGATAGCCTTTAATTCAAAAATTATAGGTTATACTACACTCTGTCTGATCATAGCCGGGTTTCTGTTCAGCTTTTTTCTTGAATACAACTACACCCTGCGCGAGCACGAAAGTGGATTTGGAAAGGCCGTCACGGCGCTCTTTATCGGTACAAGCCCAAGGTCTTCCGGCTTCAACACTGTACCCATGGAAGGGCTTGCATTTTCTACCGTGATGATTATTCTTCTTTTAATGTGGATCGGCGCGGCGCCGGGCTCCACTGGTGGCGGTATCAAAGTGACCACTTTTGCGGTCGCAGCATTGAATATTGGCAGGCTGGCGCGGGGCAAAGACAGTATTGAAGTAGCTGGAAGAATGGTTTCTGAGGATTCGGTCGCGCGCGCTCTGGGGATCATTACCTTGTCGCTGCTTTTCCTGGGCCTTTCAATTTTTGCATTGACGGTAACGGATCCTGAAAAAACGCTCCTTTCACTTGCATTTGAGAGCTTTTCAGCCTTCACTACCACAGGGCTGAGCCTGGGGATCACACCCCGGTTGAGCGATGCAGGCAAGTTGGTGGTTATACTTACGATGTTCATCGGCAGGGTGGGTTCGATGACCTTGTTAATTGCATTGGTTAAAAAGGCAAAGCCGGAAAACTATCACCTTCCGGCTGAGCAGGTAAATCTTTAA
- a CDS encoding potassium channel family protein — translation MKFIILGLGNFGKALAVRLTELGHETIGVDNNMQKVSQLKDRITHTVCMDCTDRSAVSSLPLKDCDAVVVAIGEDEASSLLATALLKQLHVKKIIGRVVSDLQRTVLEAMQIEEFFMPEEESADRLAMRLDNSGIVDSFKISEKYSIIETKVPERYIGMTLAQADLTKRYNVIVLTVLTLSKGSEDGLAKIFRRASGIATPDTVLRQDEVLVLFGELSDIERLMH, via the coding sequence ATGAAATTCATTATTCTTGGACTTGGAAACTTTGGCAAAGCATTGGCTGTCAGGCTTACAGAACTCGGCCACGAGACCATTGGAGTGGACAATAATATGCAGAAGGTATCACAGCTAAAAGACCGGATTACGCATACCGTGTGTATGGACTGTACCGATCGGAGCGCAGTCAGCTCGTTGCCTCTGAAAGACTGCGATGCTGTGGTGGTCGCCATTGGAGAGGATGAAGCATCTTCCCTGCTAGCTACGGCTTTGTTAAAACAGCTTCATGTCAAAAAGATCATCGGACGCGTGGTTTCGGATTTGCAGCGGACCGTATTGGAAGCTATGCAGATAGAGGAGTTTTTTATGCCCGAGGAAGAGTCGGCCGACCGACTTGCTATGCGGCTTGACAATTCAGGGATCGTCGATTCTTTCAAAATATCTGAGAAATACAGCATTATTGAAACGAAAGTTCCTGAGCGTTACATCGGCATGACTCTGGCTCAGGCAGACCTGACGAAGCGCTACAATGTGATCGTACTCACCGTGCTTACCTTGTCGAAAGGCTCCGAGGATGGATTGGCCAAAATATTCCGCCGCGCCTCGGGGATTGCCACCCCGGATACCGTCCTGCGCCAAGACGAGGTACTCGTTCTCTTCGGCGAGCTGAGCGATATCGAGCGGTTAATGCATTGA
- the nhaA gene encoding Na+/H+ antiporter NhaA, whose protein sequence is MAKTPIERVIEPVSKFIHQEYTSGIVLFLCVVAALIWVNFPFGESYHHTWETSLEVGFAGNIFNQPLHIWINDGLMAIFFFVIGLELKREFMAGELSSIKKAALPMVAAIGGMLVPAGIYLLFNLNLLSAHGWGIPMATDIAFALGLLSLSGKNMPTSLKVFLSALAVADDLGAVLVIAFFYTAHIDFTYLLFGFGFLAVLLSGNLLGIRSTLYYLLIGIAVWACFLFSGVHATIAGVLVAFTIPARTRIDEQEYISEIRSQSRQFEVAIPLHGPLMTADQHHIIEKIKSLSLDAQTPLQKIEYTLHPWVAFLIMPIFALANSGMHIGSNFFSALANPVSFGVMFGLIIGKMVGVFGFTWMMVKSGLADLPNLVNWKHIFGVSLLAGVGFTMSLFVTNLAFTDEAHVDAAKYGILLASIISGVAGVTYLRSISKPEIPI, encoded by the coding sequence ATGGCAAAAACCCCCATCGAAAGGGTAATAGAACCCGTCAGCAAATTTATTCACCAAGAATACACCAGCGGAATTGTCCTCTTTCTCTGCGTTGTCGCGGCATTGATCTGGGTCAATTTCCCATTTGGAGAGAGCTATCACCATACCTGGGAAACCAGTCTTGAAGTAGGCTTTGCCGGCAATATATTCAACCAGCCACTGCACATCTGGATCAACGACGGACTGATGGCCATTTTCTTTTTCGTGATCGGACTTGAATTAAAGCGGGAATTCATGGCCGGAGAATTGTCCAGCATCAAGAAAGCAGCACTGCCAATGGTCGCAGCAATTGGTGGGATGCTCGTTCCCGCTGGAATTTATTTATTGTTTAATCTGAACCTTTTATCTGCTCACGGCTGGGGAATACCAATGGCCACGGACATTGCCTTCGCACTTGGCTTATTATCTTTGTCTGGCAAGAATATGCCAACTTCGCTTAAAGTTTTTCTATCCGCTCTTGCCGTAGCTGATGACCTTGGCGCCGTGCTGGTAATTGCATTTTTTTATACTGCACATATAGACTTTACTTACCTGCTTTTCGGCTTTGGCTTTCTGGCAGTCCTGCTGAGCGGCAACCTCCTTGGGATCCGGTCAACGCTGTATTATCTGCTGATTGGCATTGCCGTTTGGGCTTGCTTTCTGTTTTCGGGCGTTCACGCTACCATCGCAGGTGTACTAGTTGCGTTCACTATCCCGGCCAGGACAAGGATTGACGAACAAGAATACATTAGTGAAATTCGGTCACAATCTCGCCAGTTTGAAGTTGCAATCCCGCTGCACGGACCTTTGATGACAGCTGATCAGCACCACATTATTGAGAAGATAAAAAGCCTGAGCCTGGATGCCCAAACACCACTCCAAAAGATCGAGTATACGCTTCATCCCTGGGTAGCATTTCTGATCATGCCCATCTTTGCGCTTGCTAACTCAGGGATGCATATCGGAAGCAACTTTTTCTCGGCGTTGGCCAATCCGGTCAGCTTTGGTGTAATGTTTGGTCTGATTATAGGAAAAATGGTAGGCGTATTTGGGTTTACCTGGATGATGGTCAAATCCGGATTGGCAGACCTTCCAAATTTAGTCAACTGGAAACATATTTTTGGCGTCTCACTGCTGGCGGGTGTGGGTTTCACTATGTCATTATTTGTTACAAACCTTGCCTTCACTGATGAAGCCCATGTTGATGCAGCAAAATATGGCATTTTGCTGGCATCAATTATTTCAGGCGTGGCAGGTGTTACTTACCTGAGGTCCATTTCAAAACCTGAGATTCCCATATAA
- a CDS encoding SulP family inorganic anion transporter — protein sequence MINYFNIFDFKQKINYKKEVLAGLTVAMTMMPESPSFAILAMFPLLAGLYAAFIIELVTSVLGGRPGLISGRAGPTVIVPIALMQSHGIEYVFAATALAGVIQIVVGIFKFSKFIRLVPHPVMYGFVNGLAVIIFRSQLEQF from the coding sequence ATGATAAACTACTTTAACATATTTGACTTTAAACAAAAGATCAATTATAAAAAAGAGGTCCTAGCCGGTCTGACCGTCGCAATGACGATGATGCCTGAATCGCCGTCATTTGCCATCCTGGCAATGTTTCCACTACTGGCCGGTTTATATGCTGCCTTTATCATCGAATTGGTAACGTCCGTGCTGGGAGGCAGGCCCGGTCTGATTTCGGGTCGAGCAGGCCCGACAGTCATTGTACCTATTGCACTGATGCAGTCGCATGGGATTGAATATGTGTTTGCAGCTACCGCATTGGCTGGTGTCATTCAAATCGTTGTTGGCATCTTTAAGTTTAGTAAATTTATCAGGCTGGTGCCACACCCGGTAATGTACGGTTTTGTAAACGGACTGGCTGTGATCATCTTCCGGTCACAGTTGGAACAATTTTAG
- a CDS encoding PRC-barrel domain-containing protein, whose translation MERSFKSLTHYGLGAIDGEIGKICDVYVDGATWHICYWIVDTGTLLDQRKVMIAAHSVLGIECRNKTFETSLSRNQIKDSPVIDTNKAESNQQEIISDHFRNYWFLPIKHGVLLDKEANRGISNINLRSLEVLLSCKIYGTDSYLGRVIDYILDTKYWKIDYLIIEIGGLFRSQKVLIPIKLINTINWTVLVININMAKKEFGQLQCYDPQGRVNILSDGSFLDYHGRPAS comes from the coding sequence GTGGAAAGAAGCTTTAAAAGCCTGACCCATTACGGACTTGGCGCAATTGATGGCGAAATTGGTAAAATTTGCGATGTATACGTTGATGGCGCAACATGGCATATTTGCTATTGGATTGTCGATACCGGAACACTGTTAGACCAAAGAAAAGTTATGATTGCTGCACACTCGGTTTTGGGTATCGAGTGTCGAAATAAAACATTTGAAACAAGTCTTAGTCGAAATCAAATAAAAGACAGTCCTGTCATAGATACAAATAAAGCAGAATCAAATCAACAGGAAATTATATCGGATCACTTTCGAAATTACTGGTTTCTCCCGATTAAACATGGCGTGTTATTGGATAAAGAAGCTAATAGAGGCATTAGCAACATCAACTTAAGAAGCTTAGAAGTTTTACTTAGCTGCAAAATTTATGGAACTGATAGCTACCTAGGTAGGGTAATCGATTATATATTAGATACAAAGTACTGGAAAATAGACTATTTAATCATTGAAATTGGGGGATTGTTTCGGTCACAAAAGGTTCTGATTCCAATAAAGTTAATTAATACGATTAACTGGACAGTATTAGTCATTAACATTAATATGGCAAAGAAGGAATTTGGACAATTACAGTGCTATGATCCGCAAGGCAGAGTGAATATCTTGAGTGATGGTTCCTTTTTAGACTATCATGGACGACCAGCTTCCTAA
- a CDS encoding cation:proton antiporter, with protein MAILLNAENMFELPLSNPVLIFSLVLFIILFVPLLLNRIKVPYVIGLILAGVAVGEHGANLLRRDSSIVLFGTVGLIYIMFLAALEIDMKEFRKNSSKSLIFGVFTFAVPMLIAAPAARFLLGFSWMSSILFASMLASHTLISYPVAARFHVHKTKAAIIAVGGTIITDILSLLVLAVIAKMSQGEINQAFWIQLIVSVIVFALIVWFVFPIIARWFFKHFDDNVAQYTFVLAMVFLGSFLAELAGIEPIIGAFLSGLALNRLIPHHSPLMNRIDFVGNALFIPFFLIGVGMLVDIQVLFKSTESLKVAGVMTLAALGSKWLAALLTQKSFKMNGDERTLIFGLSAARAAATLATVLVGYNIIIGQNELGEPIRLLNEDVLNGCLIMILITCTIASIETSRAAVRIARKANEGANKAMGEDMRNILIAASKEDTIDSMIELALLMQPRKQEQNIFVLSVISSETADRESEERRLRQYQDKMVSTAAATDVIVSPLIRYDVSYLSGIQHTLEEKRIHEVIIGQQREKEGSDSATGLKSQELLARCQQVVYLIHGMQPLNTIGNITVVCSDRVELEASFPTLIERISTIGKQLNCDVHYYGTEDSLVSIQTYNQANKGPGAQFTQFDNWNDFLILSRDVRKEDLFVVICARAGNVSYHNALADVPRHLAKYFSEYNYLLMYPDLQSDFLQTGQTERTGEMLQKGFTQIGKTGDKLIRNILKPGH; from the coding sequence ATGGCTATATTACTCAACGCTGAAAACATGTTTGAGCTACCGCTTAGCAATCCGGTACTCATATTTTCATTGGTACTTTTTATCATTCTTTTTGTCCCGTTGTTGCTCAACCGGATCAAGGTGCCCTACGTGATAGGCCTGATCCTTGCCGGGGTAGCTGTTGGTGAGCATGGTGCCAACCTGCTCCGGCGTGACAGCAGCATTGTGCTTTTTGGAACGGTTGGCCTCATTTACATTATGTTTCTGGCCGCGCTGGAAATTGACATGAAAGAGTTTCGAAAAAACAGTTCCAAAAGCCTAATATTCGGGGTTTTCACTTTTGCGGTGCCCATGCTGATCGCAGCTCCGGCAGCGCGCTTCCTGCTTGGTTTCAGCTGGATGTCGAGTATCCTGTTTGCCAGTATGCTGGCTTCGCATACGCTCATTTCTTATCCTGTCGCCGCCCGTTTTCATGTGCATAAGACCAAAGCAGCCATTATCGCTGTCGGCGGGACGATCATTACCGACATCCTTTCCCTGCTTGTCCTTGCAGTGATCGCAAAAATGAGCCAGGGTGAAATCAACCAGGCATTTTGGATTCAGCTTATCGTGTCCGTTATTGTATTTGCGCTTATCGTCTGGTTTGTGTTCCCGATCATAGCCCGCTGGTTTTTCAAGCATTTCGACGATAATGTTGCACAATATACGTTTGTGCTCGCAATGGTGTTTCTCGGCTCATTTCTCGCGGAGCTTGCGGGCATTGAACCCATTATTGGTGCATTTCTTTCCGGACTGGCGCTCAACAGGCTGATTCCCCATCATTCTCCTTTGATGAACCGGATTGATTTTGTCGGTAACGCGCTTTTCATTCCTTTTTTTCTGATTGGGGTGGGCATGCTGGTCGATATTCAGGTACTTTTCAAAAGCACAGAATCCTTGAAAGTTGCTGGTGTGATGACTCTTGCGGCCCTAGGCTCAAAATGGCTGGCCGCATTACTGACGCAGAAGTCGTTTAAGATGAACGGGGACGAGCGCACGTTGATATTCGGACTCAGTGCAGCGCGTGCAGCTGCCACACTGGCAACGGTGTTGGTAGGCTACAATATCATCATCGGGCAAAATGAACTGGGCGAACCCATTCGTTTACTGAATGAAGATGTTTTAAATGGTTGTCTAATCATGATCCTTATCACATGTACCATTGCCTCCATAGAAACCAGCCGGGCCGCGGTTAGAATAGCCCGCAAAGCGAATGAAGGTGCAAACAAAGCGATGGGTGAGGATATGCGGAATATCCTGATTGCGGCATCGAAAGAAGATACGATAGATTCAATGATTGAGCTTGCACTTTTGATGCAGCCCAGAAAACAGGAACAGAACATTTTTGTGCTCTCGGTGATCAGTTCGGAAACCGCCGACCGGGAGTCGGAAGAACGCAGGCTCAGACAGTACCAGGATAAAATGGTAAGCACTGCGGCTGCCACAGATGTGATCGTGTCGCCACTGATCCGCTATGACGTCAGCTATCTTTCAGGTATTCAGCATACCTTGGAAGAAAAAAGGATTCATGAAGTAATTATTGGGCAGCAAAGAGAAAAGGAGGGTTCTGACTCGGCCACTGGCTTAAAATCCCAGGAACTGCTTGCCAGGTGCCAGCAGGTTGTGTACCTGATCCATGGTATGCAACCTTTGAACACCATTGGCAATATCACAGTGGTCTGTTCTGACCGGGTGGAACTGGAAGCCTCTTTTCCTACATTAATCGAGCGGATTTCAACGATTGGGAAACAGCTTAATTGCGACGTCCACTATTACGGTACCGAAGATTCCCTCGTTTCCATCCAGACATATAATCAGGCGAACAAAGGGCCGGGGGCACAGTTTACACAATTTGACAACTGGAATGACTTCCTGATCCTATCGCGGGATGTTCGGAAGGAGGACTTGTTTGTAGTGATTTGCGCCCGGGCTGGCAATGTAAGTTATCACAATGCTTTGGCAGATGTGCCCCGCCACCTTGCTAAATACTTCAGTGAATACAATTATTTGTTGATGTATCCGGATCTTCAATCCGACTTTTTACAAACAGGTCAGACTGAGCGAACTGGGGAAATGCTTCAAAAAGGGTTTACTCAAATTGGTAAAACCGGAGATAAGTTAATTCGTAATATCCTGAAACCAGGACACTAA
- a CDS encoding glycoside hydrolase family 43 protein produces MKSILILYIFLLSSLVTLAQQQREIFFADVTIYVEGDTYYLTGSKGDGDGPEGFSFLESKDLKTWRVPAQSKNPQGMILTKGDHTFGTKGFWAPQIFKEKDTYYITYTADEQTVLAESKSLTGPYQQKEVGPIDGSGKNIDSYIFKDTDGKYYLYHVRFDKGNYLHVAEFDLKTGKINPATLKRCFNQTEPWEATPNFKSSPIMEGPTVVKLKNKYYLFYSANHFQNIDYAVGYAVADSPYGPWVKYKGNPIIHRSIVGENGSGHGDLFDGPGKQLYYTYHIHNSPGKVGPRRTRIVPVVRKWDEKAGVYEFSVKADEVIVPVIKEK; encoded by the coding sequence ATGAAATCGATTCTTATTCTTTATATTTTTTTGCTTTCTTCATTAGTTACCCTGGCGCAACAGCAGCGTGAGATTTTCTTTGCCGACGTGACTATTTATGTTGAAGGAGACACGTATTACCTCACCGGATCGAAAGGTGACGGTGACGGGCCGGAAGGATTTTCTTTTCTAGAATCAAAAGACCTGAAAACATGGAGGGTACCTGCACAATCCAAAAATCCGCAAGGTATGATCCTTACCAAAGGCGACCATACTTTTGGGACCAAAGGCTTTTGGGCACCGCAAATTTTTAAGGAAAAAGACACTTATTACATTACGTATACAGCCGACGAACAAACTGTATTGGCCGAATCAAAATCGTTAACGGGTCCTTACCAACAAAAAGAAGTCGGGCCGATTGATGGTTCTGGAAAGAATATTGATTCTTATATTTTCAAGGATACCGATGGTAAATACTATCTGTATCATGTTCGCTTTGATAAAGGAAATTATCTGCATGTGGCCGAGTTTGATTTGAAAACCGGAAAGATTAATCCGGCTACTCTAAAAAGATGTTTCAACCAGACAGAACCCTGGGAAGCGACACCGAACTTTAAATCCAGCCCTATAATGGAAGGGCCGACGGTAGTCAAACTTAAAAACAAATATTACCTGTTTTACTCAGCCAATCATTTCCAAAATATCGATTATGCGGTCGGCTATGCAGTCGCCGATTCGCCTTACGGGCCATGGGTAAAATATAAAGGTAATCCCATAATTCATCGATCGATTGTTGGTGAGAATGGCTCCGGGCACGGCGACCTTTTTGATGGGCCCGGAAAACAATTATATTATACTTATCACATTCACAACTCACCAGGAAAAGTAGGACCACGCCGTACACGTATCGTTCCGGTTGTCAGAAAATGGGATGAAAAAGCGGGTGTTTACGAATTCAGCGTAAAAGCAGACGAAGTGATTGTTCCGGTCATAAAAGAAAAATAG
- a CDS encoding HAMP domain-containing sensor histidine kinase: MSIKQRITIGFGLLVATLLLLFSIFIYQTYESYRESLMHTRLQRRALAGQIYLENRPEFHRSNYLTLPDQHEILLDNTNKVIYQSSGKNDYQLTPALLSEAREKEVYFDYESGPWQDEKEGVALSFESGGMRYISVVTAFDVVGRQASESLLFILASGNVILLIIISLVGFWFAKSAMRPFDGLIRQMNPAAVNDFTFRLRQDNRQDEAGYLANSFNELLSRLQSLAVSQEHFVSYASHEIRTPLTVVKGILETSLAYDQSLPEAKQSLEKALVRLEGAIDLANSLLRLAEVEVLQSDRLKEDINIVDTVLDTISYFGEKYPDQEINFQLSDRFTENSSRIRILGNTTLLRTVFTNILDNASKYSGQKPIDLEVDCDESWVMITITDQGIGIPEAQSKDVFMPMMRAGNVGNRSGFGLGLTLAKKILDLHSGELIIHSGNMAGTIVSVKLPALPLS; encoded by the coding sequence ATGAGCATCAAGCAGCGCATCACCATTGGGTTTGGATTACTGGTAGCTACATTGTTGCTGCTGTTCTCCATTTTTATTTATCAAACCTACGAATCTTACCGTGAGTCACTGATGCATACGCGCCTGCAACGCAGGGCATTGGCGGGGCAAATCTACCTGGAAAACAGGCCGGAGTTTCACCGCTCCAATTACCTGACGCTTCCTGATCAGCACGAGATTTTGCTCGATAACACCAACAAGGTAATCTATCAATCATCGGGCAAAAATGATTATCAATTGACACCGGCCCTGCTCAGTGAGGCGCGAGAGAAAGAAGTGTATTTCGATTATGAATCAGGGCCCTGGCAGGACGAAAAGGAGGGCGTTGCACTGTCTTTCGAAAGTGGCGGGATGCGTTATATCTCAGTCGTGACTGCCTTTGACGTAGTCGGCCGCCAAGCTAGCGAAAGCCTGCTGTTTATTCTGGCGAGCGGAAATGTGATCCTGCTAATCATCATTTCGCTAGTCGGTTTCTGGTTTGCCAAAAGCGCCATGCGCCCATTCGATGGTTTGATCAGGCAAATGAACCCGGCAGCGGTAAACGATTTTACATTCAGGCTGCGTCAGGACAACCGGCAGGATGAGGCGGGGTATCTGGCCAATTCTTTTAACGAACTTTTAAGCCGGCTGCAAAGCCTGGCCGTTAGCCAGGAACACTTTGTATCCTATGCTTCGCACGAAATCCGCACGCCGCTAACGGTTGTAAAAGGGATCCTGGAAACATCTTTGGCTTATGACCAAAGCTTGCCTGAAGCAAAACAAAGCCTTGAAAAAGCACTGGTCAGGCTGGAAGGTGCCATTGATCTTGCCAACTCCTTGCTGCGGCTCGCCGAGGTAGAGGTTTTACAATCCGACCGATTGAAAGAGGACATTAATATCGTCGATACTGTCCTGGATACCATAAGCTATTTCGGCGAAAAGTACCCTGATCAGGAAATCAACTTCCAGCTTTCGGACCGGTTTACAGAAAATAGTTCCAGAATCCGCATTCTTGGAAATACCACTTTGCTTCGTACCGTTTTCACAAACATTCTGGACAATGCCAGCAAATATTCCGGGCAAAAACCCATTGACCTGGAAGTGGATTGCGACGAATCATGGGTAATGATCACAATCACAGATCAGGGAATCGGTATTCCGGAAGCCCAGTCGAAAGACGTGTTTATGCCCATGATGCGTGCCGGAAATGTGGGCAATAGGTCGGGCTTCGGGCTGGGATTGACTTTGGCAAAAAAGATACTTGACCTGCATTCGGGTGAGCTGATCATTCATTCCGGAAATATGGCAGGCACTATTGTGTCTGTAAAACTGCCTGCATTGCCGTTGAGCTGA
- a CDS encoding response regulator transcription factor, which yields MHVLVVEDDIELTQFIQKGLQSEGVTVSVAFDGVVGRSMVNENKFDVIVLDVNLPGLNGFDLCRFIKQNWPAVPVIMLTALGSLDNKVLGFEAGADDYLSKPFAFKELMFRLRALARRHPSRAPRPKRLQLLDLEVETDSHRVWRAGERVELTAREYALLEYFMLNQGKVINRVDLLENVWDVHFNTNTNVVDVYVNYLRRKIDKYEPRLLHTVFGVGYLLGAEP from the coding sequence ATGCATGTCCTGGTTGTGGAAGACGACATCGAGCTAACGCAGTTCATTCAAAAGGGCTTACAATCCGAGGGAGTGACTGTGTCCGTGGCTTTCGACGGGGTAGTCGGTAGAAGTATGGTCAATGAAAACAAATTCGATGTCATCGTGCTGGACGTGAATTTGCCCGGTCTGAATGGCTTTGACCTGTGCCGCTTTATCAAACAAAACTGGCCCGCCGTACCGGTGATTATGCTCACAGCATTAGGGAGTCTGGACAACAAGGTACTAGGCTTCGAAGCCGGCGCCGATGATTATCTGTCCAAACCATTTGCATTCAAGGAGTTGATGTTTCGCCTGCGTGCATTGGCCCGGCGGCATCCTTCCCGCGCGCCGCGTCCGAAGCGTCTGCAGCTGCTTGATCTGGAAGTGGAAACCGATTCGCACCGCGTGTGGCGTGCCGGCGAGCGCGTCGAGCTGACTGCTCGCGAATACGCGCTGCTCGAATATTTTATGCTTAATCAGGGCAAGGTGATCAACCGTGTAGACCTGCTTGAAAACGTCTGGGATGTGCATTTTAACACCAATACCAATGTGGTAGACGTGTATGTCAATTATCTGCGCCGGAAGATCGACAAATATGAACCCCGACTGCTGCATACCGTGTTTGGTGTCGGATATTTGCTGGGAGCCGAGCCATGA